The Antennarius striatus isolate MH-2024 chromosome 8, ASM4005453v1, whole genome shotgun sequence nucleotide sequence AGTTGTGTCAAACTCcgtctcctcctcatcctctggaGCTCAAATCATGTagataattgatttttttttacaccgaAATTCCAGGAAACAAATCCAAACAGAGGAAAAGAATGGTCACAATCCCACTGAGGACGCTCTGGCCGCTCTGGAGCTGGCTCAGTACTTTATTAAAACGGGTCCTCGCCAGGTAACGCGTCGCTTTCTGGGACAAATGAAAAGGGGTTTCGCTGCACCGGCCTGTAAACCTGAAGACGTCTGAGGAGTGAAGAAGAGACGGTtcagttcacttcctgtctgctcatGTACAGGTTGTTGAGCGCCACCTGCAGGAGCTGTGGGGATACGCAGTGACGGAGGAGTCCGCCGACTGCCCACCCACACCCGTCCTGAGTCACAGGTAAAATACTttacacaatatttatttacgaatgtttttatacatatttattaatttcagaCTGATCTCGTTCAACAAGGACTAAAATGATCAAATGAAGGATAACGTTTTAATTCTGCGGTTTCCTTTCTACTTCTAGGTTTGCAGACATCCTACAGTCACTCGGCCGATCTGTAGTCTTTTACGGGAAGCGTTCCGATGTGGCGTTGGATCCGTCCAATCAGCTGTGGCACAGCTCCGACAAGGAGGTGAGGCGAGGGGTTGTAGTCCTGACTCAGGAGGAGCGTTTCATTCTTAATAACGCCGTCGTTGCTACTTCCTTCCGCCTCCCTCAGGTGTTGGCGTCTTTCAGGAAACAGACCAAACGTCCGTTCCTCTCAGTGCTGCAGTTCTCCTCCTACTCAGACCAACTGAAAAGTCCTCCCCCTCCCCAGGAGCAGCGTTACCCGAGGGTGAGGCGTTTCTTCAGAGCACGACCGAAGTTAAAAGTGTGCGTTTCATCTgaacgtgtgcgtgtgtgtgtgtgttcactctgcaGCTGTGTGTAGGCCTGCGGGACATGTGTGTGGTGTTCGCCGGGCCGTTTCCTGCAGCTTTCTCTGAGAGGGACGTGAGGCGGGTGTTCCGCTGCTGCGGCCCCATTCACAAAGTTCAGATGCTGACCTCAGCTGTCAGGGTATACCTCACCTGGTGATattttagccccccccccccccccccccccccggcgacAGGTCATGTGAATGCTAGTTCTGTTCTCTAGGTTCATGCAGAAATAACCTTCAAGCTGCTGGAGGGGGCCGTGCTGGCTCGAAGAACCTTAAATGGGCTGAGTATCCAACGGCAACCCATCAAGGTAACCCTGTTCATCCTTTCTGTCGGAGCATTTCTGCACCGCTGTATTCCCAACATGCACCTCTTCCAGGTCCAGAGGCCCGTTTGTGGGTCCACGCTGGACCTGGATGTGACTCTCGACGCCCTGATGATCGACGGTCTCACCGCCAGCAACGTCTACGCCGTTAAACTTGACGCCAGTGTGGCGGAGAGCGTCAACGTTCCTCCAAAGATCAACGGACACCCCCACGCTGCAGTCGATGCTGCGCGGCCGCAGCTCGCTGCCGGAAAGGCCCAAATGTCCGAGAAGGAGGTCAAAGAGGTTTTCAGTCGCTTCGGCCCGGTGGAGAGAGTTGTGTTGCTTGCTAAACCTGGAAGACGTGCGACACATGCTTACATAGGTGAgttaaaagcctttttttttttgttcacgaTGCTCCGTTGTGTCGGAGGCGGAGCTCAAAGTGTCCCGGTTCCTCTGGTGAACAGCGTTTGAGACTTCAGAGGACAAACAAGCGGCCCTGAGCTCCTCCGAGGCCCTCTGGAAGCACGACTACCTCATCTGTCCAGCTCTGACGCCACCTCATTTACCATCATGGGTTGCCATGACAACGCCAAACGCTGCGGCAGACAACGAGGAGAGGACCCAGGCGTACGACGCGTCGCAGGTGAGACAAGGCCGCTGCGCCTCAGCCATtgtagctacatgctaacatacTCATTAACATGATTCTATGTTAGAATTAGGCCCGTTAGCATGCTATATCAGTGTTTAAATAAGCATTTAGACTTTAGTCCTGATTCCATATGACTGATGTAATGAAGGCTGTTGGACAACAGGAGATGGATCTCCTCAGGAAGATGGACCGCCGCCTAGAGAAGCTGTTCAGGTCCCTCCCAGACGACACCCTGTCGGTGGTGGTTCTGGTCGGATGCACCAGGTGAGGACTCACATCTGAACAATCCACCAGCGCTGCGTTAAAGGAGGTTCAACTTTACTTCTCTTTTCCAGCGCTCCTCATCCCATTCCTGGTTTGTGTCTCATGGAGGTCAAACAAAGGTTCTTGAGAACAGCGACCTGGGAACGACGGGCGCCGCCCACACGTCTGTCTCGTCCAGTGATACCAGATCATGACACGAAATTAGAGCCTCTGATTTAACATTAATCTGAAAACGCACAAAAACCAGAATGCTGACGCCcgttttgtaaaataaattctgtGAAAACTATCATCTGCTTATGGTGCAAAACAATTTCTCCAAAGTTCCACCTCCCTAAAACGTG carries:
- the LOC137600210 gene encoding RNA exonuclease 5-like isoform X1, with the protein product MDPSSAAATCNRKKRKDVSPAEDESKRFKASQESEAMPESGSSPCSPSITVKQHRLQEPITQDDLMELLRYAALGKAGGVKQPSWCRLRHQKKIKAMNVAIVEGVTQSHFYKHYLTLQHLRTTYTSRVTFTSPSADLASGIFSSEVPESDSLSQRHKEGSPMYRALMSHPVITRFGTQRRGLTAYVLTQEEMIKKRYPVKGMPGFEEFICTDSVDCVTDSSPLYGIDCEMCLTEKGYELARVSVVDAGGNCMLDQLVKPHNRILNYLTRFSGITAAMLRPITTTLRDVQAKLRTVLPSDAVLVGHSLDNDLKALKVIHMHIIDTSLLYRKDFGQKFKLKVLAETVLKKQIQTEEKNGHNPTEDALAALELAQYFIKTGPRQVVERHLQELWGYAVTEESADCPPTPVLSHRFADILQSLGRSVVFYGKRSDVALDPSNQLWHSSDKEVLASFRKQTKRPFLSVLQFSSYSDQLKSPPPPQEQRYPRLCVGLRDMCVVFAGPFPAAFSERDVRRVFRCCGPIHKVQMLTSAVRVHAEITFKLLEGAVLARRTLNGLSIQRQPIKVTLFILSVGAFLHRCIPNMHLFQVQRPVCGSTLDLDVTLDALMIDGLTASNVYAVKLDASVAESVNVPPKINGHPHAAVDAARPQLAAGKAQMSEKEVKEVFSRFGPVERVVLLAKPGRRATHAYIAFETSEDKQAALSSSEALWKHDYLICPALTPPHLPSWVAMTTPNAAADNEERTQAYDASQAVGQQEMDLLRKMDRRLEKLFRSLPDDTLSVVVLVGCTSAPHPIPGLCLMEVKQRFLRTATWERRAPPTRLSRPVIPDHDTKLEPLI
- the LOC137600210 gene encoding RNA exonuclease 5-like isoform X2 produces the protein MDPSSAAATCNRKKRKDVSPAEDESKRFKASQESEAMPESGSSPCSPSITVKQHRLQEPITQDDLMELLRYAALGKAGGVKQPSWCRLRHQKKIKAMNVAIVEGVTQSHFYKHYLTLQHLRTTYTSRVTFTSPSADLASGIFSSEVPESDSLSQRHKEGSPMYRALMSHPVITRFGTQRRGLTAYVLTQEEMIKKRYPVKGMPGFEEFICTDSVDCVTDSSPLYGIDCEMCLTEKGYELARVSVVDAGGNCMLDQLVKPHNRILNYLTRFSGITAAMLRPITTTLRDVQAKLRTVLPSDAVLVGHSLDNDLKALKVIHMHIIDTSLLYRKDFGQKFKLKVLAETVLKKQIQTEEKNGHNPTEDALAALELAQYFIKTGPRQVVERHLQELWGYAVTEESADCPPTPVLSHRFADILQSLGRSVVFYGKRSDVALDPSNQLWHSSDKEVLASFRKQTKRPFLSVLQFSSYSDQLKSPPPPQEQRYPRLCVGLRDMCVVFAGPFPAAFSERDVRRVFRCCGPIHKVQMLTSAVRVHAEITFKLLEGAVLARRTLNGLSIQRQPIKVTLFILSVGAFLHRCIPNMHLFQVQRPVCGSTLDLDVTLDALMIDGLTASNVYAVKLDASVAESVNVPPKINGHPHAAVDAARPQLAAGKAQMSEKEVKEVFSRFGPVERVVLLAKPGRRATHAYIAFETSEDKQAALSSSEALWKHDYLICPALTPPHLPSWVAMTTPNAAADNEERTQAYDASQEMDLLRKMDRRLEKLFRSLPDDTLSVVVLVGCTSAPHPIPGLCLMEVKQRFLRTATWERRAPPTRLSRPVIPDHDTKLEPLI
- the LOC137600210 gene encoding RNA exonuclease 5-like isoform X3, whose amino-acid sequence is MDPSSAAATCNRKKRKDVSPAEDESKRFKASQESEAMPESGSSPCSPSITVKQHRLQEPITQDDLMELLRYAALGKAGGVKQPSWCRLRHQKKIKAMNVAIVEGVTQSHFYKHYLTLQHLRTTYTSRVTFTSPSADLASGIFSSEVPESDSLSQRHKEGSPMYRALMSHPVITRFGTQRRGLTAYVLTQEEMIKKRYPVKGMPGFEEFICTDSVDCVTDSSPLYGIDCEMCLTEKGYELARVSVVDAGGNCMLDQLVKPHNRILNYLTRFSGITAAMLRPITTTLRDVQAKLRTVLPSDAVLVGHSLDNDLKALKVIHMHIIDTSLLYRKDFGQKFKLKVLAETVLKKQIQTEEKNGHNPTEDALAALELAQYFIKTGPRQVVERHLQELWGYAVTEESADCPPTPVLSHRFADILQSLGRSVVFYGKRSDVALDPSNQLWHSSDKEVLASFRKQTKRPFLSVLQFSSYSDQLKSPPPPQEQRYPRLCVGLRDMCVVFAGPFPAAFSERDVRRVFRCCGPIHKVQMLTSAVRVHAEITFKLLEGAVLARRTLNGLSIQRQPIKVQRPVCGSTLDLDVTLDALMIDGLTASNVYAVKLDASVAESVNVPPKINGHPHAAVDAARPQLAAGKAQMSEKEVKEVFSRFGPVERVVLLAKPGRRATHAYIAFETSEDKQAALSSSEALWKHDYLICPALTPPHLPSWVAMTTPNAAADNEERTQAYDASQAVGQQEMDLLRKMDRRLEKLFRSLPDDTLSVVVLVGCTSAPHPIPGLCLMEVKQRFLRTATWERRAPPTRLSRPVIPDHDTKLEPLI